A single window of Archangium gephyra DNA harbors:
- a CDS encoding ExbD/TolR family protein — translation MAGGAQDNDEEITGINVTPLVDVVLVLLIIFMVTANFIVRETVEVDLPRAANGGETVQGLVNVVLDKQGKLFFDGAEVSEEELRRKVVESLAKDKETRAIISADQSLPYGRVMRLIDVVKGEGIAKFALNIEKDAAPAAAPAAP, via the coding sequence ATGGCCGGCGGCGCTCAGGACAACGACGAGGAGATCACCGGCATCAACGTCACCCCGCTGGTGGACGTGGTGCTGGTGCTGCTCATCATCTTCATGGTGACGGCCAACTTCATCGTCCGCGAGACGGTGGAGGTGGACCTGCCCCGGGCCGCCAATGGCGGAGAGACGGTGCAGGGGCTCGTCAACGTGGTGCTGGACAAGCAGGGCAAGCTCTTCTTCGACGGCGCGGAGGTGAGTGAGGAGGAGCTGCGGCGCAAGGTGGTGGAGTCGCTGGCCAAGGACAAGGAGACGCGCGCCATCATCAGCGCGGACCAGAGCCTGCCGTACGGCCGGGTGATGCGGCTCATCGACGTGGTGAAGGGCGAGGGCATCGCCAAGTTCGCCCTCAACATCGAGAAGGACGCGGCGCCCGCGGCTGCACCCGCGGCGCCCTGA
- a CDS encoding energy transducer TonB, with amino-acid sequence MSQAALDPSVSIRRDSSRAVLLFLLVSLGVHAAGFFLLSRMQERTLPAIQRPVELVMVEVARPPPPPPPAPEEPKPPPPKPKVAPKPPPVKVAQAEKPPPPPPPDAAPPPPNDAPPPEQPSKPVPLVVGISMSSTTSAGGFAAPVGNTVYGRTGDKATDPKEVKAYSAPKYVPVYQVDTEPSVASEVKIPYPDEARRAGVEGTVTLSITIDNEGRVVKASIVKGLGYGLDEAARTALMRFRFKPAIKNGEAVSTEMKYSYTFVLD; translated from the coding sequence ATGAGCCAGGCCGCGCTCGATCCATCCGTGTCCATCCGCCGCGACTCGTCGCGGGCGGTGCTCCTCTTCCTGCTCGTGTCCCTCGGGGTGCACGCCGCGGGCTTCTTCCTGTTGTCGCGGATGCAGGAGCGCACGCTGCCCGCCATCCAGCGTCCGGTGGAGCTGGTGATGGTGGAGGTGGCCAGGCCGCCCCCGCCGCCGCCTCCGGCCCCGGAGGAGCCCAAGCCGCCCCCGCCCAAGCCGAAGGTGGCGCCCAAGCCGCCGCCGGTGAAGGTGGCCCAGGCCGAGAAGCCGCCCCCGCCGCCTCCGCCCGACGCGGCGCCTCCGCCTCCCAACGACGCGCCTCCGCCCGAGCAGCCCTCCAAGCCGGTGCCCCTCGTGGTGGGCATCTCCATGTCCTCCACCACCAGCGCCGGTGGCTTCGCCGCTCCGGTGGGCAACACCGTCTATGGCAGGACGGGGGACAAGGCCACGGACCCCAAGGAGGTGAAGGCCTACTCGGCGCCCAAGTACGTGCCCGTGTACCAGGTGGACACCGAGCCCAGCGTGGCCTCCGAGGTGAAGATTCCCTACCCCGACGAGGCCCGGCGCGCGGGCGTCGAGGGCACGGTGACGCTGTCCATCACCATCGACAACGAGGGCCGCGTGGTGAAGGCCTCCATCGTCAAGGGACTCGGCTACGGGCTGGACGAGGCCGCTCGCACCGCCCTGATGCGCTTCCGCTTCAAGCCGGCCATCAAGAACGGGGAAGCCGTCTCCACGGAGATGAAGTACTCGTACACGTTCGTGCTGGACTGA
- a CDS encoding TerB family tellurite resistance protein — protein sequence MTLSAEDRFNIEVIKLLLQVAWVDREITKAERMVVLGLGRSWNVPEAELHSLMDRLDIGGTMPEPDLEVLRTRPDEVLEAARALCVSDGKLAEGEKTMLERITSRLGVTP from the coding sequence ATGACGCTCTCCGCCGAGGATCGCTTCAACATCGAGGTCATCAAGCTGCTGCTCCAGGTCGCCTGGGTGGACCGGGAGATCACCAAGGCCGAGCGCATGGTCGTCCTGGGCCTGGGCCGCAGCTGGAACGTGCCCGAGGCCGAGCTGCACTCGCTGATGGACCGGTTGGACATTGGGGGCACCATGCCCGAGCCGGACCTGGAGGTGCTGCGCACCCGCCCGGACGAGGTGCTGGAGGCCGCCCGCGCCCTGTGTGTCTCCGACGGCAAGCTCGCCGAGGGGGAGAAGACCATGCTCGAGCGCATCACCTCCCGGCTGGGTGTGACGCCCTAG
- a CDS encoding aldo/keto reductase has product MSATAQASSSQDFTHRYLPTFGKRVHRLGLAGNYGIDEAGLGAALERGLNYIFWTPRQGRLTRVLREALKRDRERFVLCAGPSFGWFPGQVRRGAERALKVLGTDYLDLYQLYWLSRMSAWTEGTVEELQKLKQEGKVRALGVSIHDRPRAGKLAEDSPLDLLMIRYNAAHPGAERDIFPHLEKRKPALVAYTATDWRRLLKRPRGWEGRVPTAGDCYRFCLTNPHVDVVLTGPASLAQLDENLAALERGPLSSEELEWMRRFGQVVHG; this is encoded by the coding sequence ATGAGCGCCACCGCGCAGGCCTCTTCCTCGCAGGACTTCACCCACCGCTACCTCCCCACCTTCGGCAAGCGGGTGCACCGGCTGGGCCTCGCCGGCAACTACGGCATCGACGAGGCCGGGCTGGGCGCCGCGCTGGAGCGGGGGCTGAACTACATCTTCTGGACGCCGCGCCAGGGCCGCCTCACCCGCGTGCTGCGCGAGGCCCTCAAGCGGGACCGCGAGCGCTTCGTCCTGTGCGCCGGCCCCTCCTTCGGCTGGTTCCCCGGCCAGGTGCGCCGCGGCGCCGAGCGCGCCCTCAAGGTGCTCGGCACGGACTACCTGGACCTGTACCAGCTGTACTGGCTGAGCCGGATGAGCGCGTGGACGGAGGGCACCGTCGAGGAGCTCCAGAAGCTCAAGCAGGAGGGCAAGGTGCGCGCCCTGGGCGTCTCCATCCATGACCGCCCGCGCGCCGGCAAGCTCGCCGAGGACTCGCCGCTGGACTTGCTGATGATCCGCTACAACGCGGCGCACCCGGGCGCCGAGCGCGACATCTTCCCGCACCTGGAGAAGCGCAAGCCGGCGCTGGTGGCCTACACCGCCACGGACTGGCGCCGCCTGCTCAAGCGCCCGCGCGGGTGGGAGGGCCGCGTGCCCACCGCGGGTGACTGCTACCGCTTCTGCCTCACCAACCCCCACGTGGACGTGGTGCTCACCGGCCCGGCGAGCCTGGCGCAGCTGGACGAGAACCTGGCCGCGCTGGAGCGGGGCCCGCTCTCGTCCGAGGAGCTGGAGTGGATGCGGCGCTTCGGCCAGGTCGTCCACGGCTGA